From Blattabacterium cuenoti:
AATTATCAGATGCTTCTATTCCATTTTTAGCATATAATATTGTCCCATTAGAACAATATATTATTGTATATTTTTTATTAAAAATTGTTTTATTTTTTTTATTCCAAAATATTTCTTCACTTTTTAAAAAATCTCCATTTTTATTTTTAATTAAAATATTTCCTTTAAAATGATAAAATATTTTTTTAGTATATTTCATCCAATTTGCACTAAGGTAAGTATATTTATTAGGATATTTTTCGTAAAAAAATAATTTTATTCCATTTGGAAACAAAGTATGCATAGAATATTCTTCCATAATTGGAGAATTTATTAATAATCGAATCAATCCATTTTCTTTATATAAAAAGCTAGAATGAATAAAAACTCTTATAGGATAACTTTTATTTTGATTTTTTTTATTTAAATAAATTTCTTTTCTTGTATTACAAGAAATAAGTAAAAATATTCCTATATATAAACTTATTAATTGTTTTATTATATTAATATTGTATTTTTGTTTATTAGAAGTTGGTATCTTAGCTCAGTAGGTAGAGCAAAGGACTGAAAATCCTTGTGTCCCCGGTTCGATTCCGGGAGATACCACTTCTTTTGTTTTATTTTTATTCAATTCCTAATTCTTTTTTTACTTCTTCTGTGATATCTAATCCTTTATTAACTAATACTCCTTTTCCAGGACTGCAATCATCTACCCGTATTATTGTTTTATCTTTATTTATAACTTTATAAATAGCATCTTCTATTTTTTTATATATAGGGTTTAATAATTTATTTTGATTTTTTGCTAAATCATCTGAAGCTATTTTTTGATAAGCATTCGCTCTAGCTTGTAATATTTCTAATTCTTTTTTTAAAATTGGATTTTTATTTTTTTTAAATCTTTCTACTTTTTTATGGAATTCTTTAGCTATTTTTGCTAAAATATTTTCATGATTTTTACTTAATCTTTCTAATTTTTTTTGAACTTCTGAAAATTCAGGCATTTTTTCTATAAGAATTAAACTATTTAAACAAACAATTTTTTGATTACATAAAATTCTTTTATTACATTCTGTAGAATATAAAAAATTACAAAAAAATAAAAAAAAGAATAAATAATAGACTATCTGATTTTTTTTCATATAATTTTTATTTTATAAATTTGTTAATCTTTTCCTATAATAAAATGCATTTTCCATTTTGATTGATTATTTTTCTTCCTATTTATTATAGGATAAGCCATATCTATCCCAAAAACTCCTATTGGTAAATAAAAAAAACGGAACCCTAATCCTAAAGATTTATTCATATTTAATGGATTAAAATTTTTATAAAAATCATTAATAATCCCACCTTCTATAAATCCAATAGTCCATAATTTAGATTGATTCAACAATGTTTTTATTAAATAACGAATCTCAACAATAGATTTATTATAAATAATCCCTCCATTATTAGGATTAATATAATCTGGATGATTTTTATTAAAAGAATATCCTCTTAAGGATATA
This genomic window contains:
- a CDS encoding OmpH family outer membrane protein; translation: MKKNQIVYYLFFFLFFCNFLYSTECNKRILCNQKIVCLNSLILIEKMPEFSEVQKKLERLSKNHENILAKIAKEFHKKVERFKKNKNPILKKELEILQARANAYQKIASDDLAKNQNKLLNPIYKKIEDAIYKVINKDKTIIRVDDCSPGKGVLVNKGLDITEEVKKELGIE